A segment of the Bradyrhizobium sp. CCBAU 53340 genome:
TCCGCCGTGAAGCGGTGCGAACTGCCGTTTTCGAGCCCGAAGATATCGCCGGAAAGGTGAAACGCGCCGATTTGACGCCGTCCGTCCGACAAGAGCTTGTAGCTTCGTACCGCCCCCGTCTTGACTTGATAGACGTACTCGGCCGGCTCCTTCTCTCCGTAAATCTCCGTTCCCTTCTTGTAGTTGAATTCGCTCAAGCTGACCGCGGGGTTTAGATCGCTGGTCACTCCGAGGTCACGAAGGGAATTGGAGCGGGAGGTCACGTCGCTAGTGCGCACGAACATGGGCCAACTCCTCAAAACGAATCGCTGAATTGGTTCAAACAGAATTCCATCGCGAGAAATGCGCCGCGCTATCCCACTCCCGCCGAGGTTGATTTACGACTAAAGAGGATATTCCTGTCCATTGTCTCTAGGGACAATGTACCTTCGCACGGGGGCGAAGCTTCGTGCGCGGAATGAGAAGACCGAGAGCAACATGCATGATTTGAAGCAATGTTTCGATTGAACGGTTTTGCTAAGCACGACGTCATTCACATAGATGGAATTGCCTTCAGATCTGAACGCCTTGGGCTGGTGTCCCGCTCAAGCGGGGCGCCGCAAAGGCATCAGCGGCTAAGAGGTAGAATTGCCCGGCCTGGTTCATGTGGTAGACGATGACGCTTCGTTTCGCACCGCGATAGAGCGGCGGCTGCGACTGGCAGGTTACGACGTCGTCGTACATTCCTCGGCGGAGGAGCTGCTCGATCACCTTCCAGGCGGTGAAAGACCTGCGTGCGTGCTGCTCGACGTGAAGATACCAGGCCTCAGCGGTCCTGATCTGCAAAGCCGGCTGAACGAACTTGGCTCGACATTGCCGATCATCTTTGTCACCGGGTACGCTGACACGGCAACGACCGTGCGCACGATCAAGGCCGGTGCAGAGGATTTCCTGACGAAGCCGGTGTCGTCAGAACAGTTGATCGACGCCATAGAGCGCGCCTTGGCGCGTCACAATGCCGCACAAGGCCAGCGAAGCAAGCTCGGTACGTTTCGCGCCCTGCTGTCGTCGCTGACGCCGCGCGAGCGGCAAGTCTTGGACCTCATCGTACGTGGCAAGATCAACAAGCAGATCGCTTACGAGCTCGGAACGACGGAGCGGACGATCAAGGCGCATCGTCACCAGGTCATGGAGAAGATGCGGGTGAGCTCGTTCGCAGAACTGGTTTCGATCGCGGAACGGCTCGGCCTGCTTGGTCCGGATGACGGATCACAGCGCTAGACGGGTTTCGCGTCCACTCGCCGCTTCGACGCGCCGACCTGTACCAAGGGGCAATATCACATGTTATTGACGGCACGGGCCTCAGCGCGCGCAATGCATAATCAAGGCAACTCCGATACTGCGCCGGCATGCCGGGACACAGCCAGTTTGGAGCTCTCAAGCCCAGAAGGCCGATCATGCCCGAAGCGAAGTCCATCTACGTCGTTGACGATGATCAGTCGATGCGCACGAGCATCGGGCGGCTACTCCGTGAGTACGGCTACGCAGCAAAATTGTTCGACTCTGCGCGGGCGCTACTCAGCCACGGAAGATTCGACCAAGCCATTTGCATGATCATCGATATCAACCTCGAGAATGGATCCGGGATCGACCTTCGGCAACAGCTCCTGAGGCAGGGCATCACCGCGCCGATCGTCTTCATCACAGGTAATGACAGCGAGGCCCACCGCGCTGAGGCGACGAAGGTGGGATGCGCCGCTTACTTGACGAAGCCGTTCTCGGCAAAGTCGCTGATCGCGTCCATGGCAAGGGCGCGCGGACCGACCGCTTAGCTGGGCCGAGCTGCCGACGAAACATACCTGCCGGTTCGATGCGCAACTCAGCTCATTTTATTGATTTCGATCAACGGTCAGCCCGGGCCGGGAGTCACGTTCTGTCTGATTTCCACCCTTGAGGGAGAGACGGACATGACGAGAAATGCCAAGTTCTTTGGAATGGCGGTGATTGTTGCGCTCGCGACCGCGGCTCCGCTATCGCCCCACTATTCACCCGCGAGCTTGCTATCCGTGTCGCTGGATCGTGCCCAGGCGAGAGTTGGGCGGCCGCTTACACCGATGAGTGTCGCGGGCGTCAATCGCCGCGTGCATCGCCGCGCGTACTATGGTGCCGCAGCAGCGGGAGCGGCGGCTTACGGTGGGTACCGCTACGCCTATCCGCGGGCATGCGGGTACGCTCCATATCCGCCTTGCTATTGAACCTCTCTTGATAACGAAGCCATCGGAAGGTTCTCGTGCAATTGCTCCGCTCAATCACATCGATGACCCTTGGCGGGTTGGTCATGAGTGCGTCATTGGCTGTCGTGGGCACGACCGTGAGTGGCGGCCCGGCAGCCGCGGCCGTGTATTGCCAATACATTGACTATCCGCCGAGCTGCATCGCCAGAGCCGGCGTCATGCTGAGACCGCGGCCCGTCGCCCGCGCTGCCGCTCGCGAGGCGGTGCGGCCGGGAACGCCGATGAATCGCGGCGGTCCTGTCAATCGCGTCGGGCGTCGCTGAATGACAGCGTTCGAAGCCTTCTTCACTACGAAGCCCCGGTCTCACGCCGGGGCTTTGCCTATTTGAAAGCCCGTCGAGAGCGCCAGTTTCAAGCCCGGCTAGGGACGCGGTGGCTACGGATGCTTACTTAGGCTGCGCCGAGTTTGCGCCAGATCAAGCCGGCGTTTGGGCCTCGATCTAGCGTCGATCAATTCTTGCGGCGATGCCCGGGTACGGGCTCAGGTGGAATGAGCAGCATCATGCTTTTCAAGACACTCACGTTGCATTCACTCATCTACATCGCGGGCATGACCACGGCGATGGCCGTTTACCAAGCCATTCCACTGCCTGCCCTTTCTGCGGGACCTCAGTCCTCGCTCGAACAAGCCGCAAATCGCTCGCGGAAAGGCGACAGGCTGCCAACGGTGCAATTGAAGCGGAGAGCACTGGACAAATTGCCGCTGCGTCTGCAACCGCGAGACCTGCTCAAATCGGGCAAAGCGGTCTGCAAGCCTCCCATCGACGTGCCGGGCCGGTGCTTTGCGGAGGCCACGTCGGTCCAGAGGCTCGGTTAGGATCGTTAGCGGCCGCCGAGATGGCGCGCTCAGGGTGAGATTTCAATCGTTGTATCCTGAGATCCCTGAGCCTGGATCAATTCGAATAGCGATCGCGCCTGTTCCGGCGCCAACCGGATGCAGCCGTGGGACACGGCACGCCCAAGATTGCGGACCTCAAACGTCCCATGAATTGCGTATCCGCCCAGGAAGAAG
Coding sequences within it:
- a CDS encoding response regulator transcription factor, which produces MPGLVHVVDDDASFRTAIERRLRLAGYDVVVHSSAEELLDHLPGGERPACVLLDVKIPGLSGPDLQSRLNELGSTLPIIFVTGYADTATTVRTIKAGAEDFLTKPVSSEQLIDAIERALARHNAAQGQRSKLGTFRALLSSLTPRERQVLDLIVRGKINKQIAYELGTTERTIKAHRHQVMEKMRVSSFAELVSIAERLGLLGPDDGSQR
- a CDS encoding response regulator; this encodes MPEAKSIYVVDDDQSMRTSIGRLLREYGYAAKLFDSARALLSHGRFDQAICMIIDINLENGSGIDLRQQLLRQGITAPIVFITGNDSEAHRAEATKVGCAAYLTKPFSAKSLIASMARARGPTA